A DNA window from Desulfonauticus submarinus contains the following coding sequences:
- a CDS encoding 2Fe-2S iron-sulfur cluster-binding protein: protein MINFKIDNIEVEGREGEYILDVAKRYNIYIPTLCNHPAVDPKGMCRICTVEVKDRGRSKLVTACNFPIKSGLEVYTDTDLVREGRRVIVELLLTRCPSSDVLLKLADQYGIKHKYECFVADNCIRCGLCVRVCSEHVVSALCMADRSYDFHMTTPFEELSETCVGCGACASVCPTGHIKLLDNKHIRQIKMGSKLIAEHELIFCEECGAPITTKKNLAFSRRKFGHKMVLAYPKLCAQCKRKNMASEFEDGAKDALFAFDDWDREESGDIISSYF, encoded by the coding sequence ATGATAAATTTTAAAATTGATAATATAGAAGTTGAAGGTAGAGAAGGAGAGTATATTTTAGATGTAGCTAAAAGGTATAACATATATATTCCTACCCTTTGTAATCATCCAGCAGTAGATCCAAAAGGAATGTGTAGAATTTGCACCGTAGAAGTAAAGGATAGAGGTAGGAGTAAGTTAGTTACTGCTTGTAATTTTCCCATTAAAAGCGGTTTAGAGGTATATACAGATACAGACCTGGTCCGAGAAGGTAGAAGAGTTATTGTAGAACTTCTTTTAACAAGATGTCCTTCTTCTGATGTATTGCTAAAATTAGCAGACCAATATGGAATAAAGCATAAATATGAATGTTTTGTAGCTGATAATTGTATTAGATGCGGATTATGTGTGAGAGTGTGTTCTGAACATGTAGTATCAGCCTTGTGTATGGCTGATAGAAGCTATGATTTTCATATGACAACTCCTTTTGAAGAACTTTCAGAGACATGTGTGGGATGTGGTGCTTGTGCTTCTGTCTGTCCTACAGGACATATTAAATTACTGGATAATAAACATATTCGCCAAATTAAAATGGGTTCTAAACTTATTGCTGAACATGAGTTGATTTTTTGCGAGGAATGTGGTGCACCTATTACTACCAAAAAGAATCTTGCCTTTAGTCGTAGAAAATTTGGCCATAAAATGGTTCTGGCATATCCTAAATTGTGTGCCCAATGTAAACGTAAAAATATGGCATCTGAGTTTGAAGATGGCGCAAAAGATGCCCTTTTTGCATTTGATGATTGGGATAGAGAAGAATCTGGAGATATAATTAGCTCTTATTTTTAG